The following DNA comes from Leishmania mexicana MHOM/GT/2001/U1103 complete genome, chromosome 8.
GATATCTCGTTCGGGGAGCGGACTGAGGCGGACGCGCAGCGACGCCTGTGCTCACAGAGACAccgctcgccgctctcctttcttttttttaccCTTGCTCTACTCTGGGTTGattcctgctgctgctactgctgctgtccCTCACGCGAAAGTGAAACTCGTGTGCACGAAtagtgggggggggacggaAGATATCACGGGCACAGGGATAGTGGTTgtggggaaagggggaaatGAGTGCCGAGCCCGCTAAATGTGAGCATgacgtgctcctcctcgccccgTGTCGCCccggaagagagagacgccgcTCCCGTGAGGGgggtgtgagggagggaaggagagtgATTCGTGCCGCTGAAGCGCTTCCACGGCGACTTGTATGCGTGATGGCAACACGGAGTACTACCTCCGCCGTTGTCCCTCTTCCCTTgatgcgctcgctgcgcgcCTCGTGTCCACTCGCCTCTGTACGCACCTCCCAACACTTGTTCATCACCCCGtttgctttcttttcctgacttgtcctcctcctcctgtggTGCGCCAAGAACGCCCACACGCCCACAAAGTAACGAGTAGCGTAGGATGAGCGACGGCTGTATCGGCTCTGTCGTAGAGGTGCACATTGGGCACGTTGTCATCCCTCGtgccagcgcagccgccgcaacCGAAGCGGCGGGGGTGGTCCCCTCAGCCCGGCCGACCCACAAGAAAGCGCGCACTGAAGCTGTGGCAACGCTGAGCAGCGCTTCGGCGCCGGCGGATGTTGTGATCGCTAACGCGTGGTCGGAAGAGCATATCGCCGACGCTCTTCGACGCTacggtgtcgctgcgctagcagcggctgcatgtgaagcggcggcggggagcGCTTCGtccccctccaccgctgctgctgccgcggctgttCTCAAGGCTGTGAACGATGCTGCCAGCAGCTGGGTGACTGGGTGGCCAGCGGTGCGTTTCTCTCCGACGCCTGCAGCCGCCATGGCTAATAGCGATGGTGAGGCAACGACGTCCACCATGCCCGGCTGGTCGACAGTCAGCTTCTCCTTCGTACCTGGGGCTCTCGATTCAACTGCCTCCGCTACCGCGGAGGGAGCCCACGCCGGCGTCAGCAAGGCAACCTTCCCAGACGCTGCGTCAGCCGTGGACGCCGTGACTCTGCGTGTCTTGGCTGCGATCTCTCTTCCCCGTTGCCTCTGCGTGCCCCACCGAGGCATCGCGACTGCAGTCACAACTGGAAGCTGCGGCGGGTGCGTATCTGCTGTGCTCACAGAGTCCATCCAAATCCGTGCCGCCACGCCGACACCTCCGACTGCGCCGTCTTCTGTGCAGCACTCACCTGCGTTCAGGTCGGCGGCGTCCCCATGCACGGAtggcacgctgccggcaGAGCTGCGGGCGAGACCTATCTTTGTTGTTGGGGCCGGCGGCATCGGCTGTGAAGTTCTCAAGGTTCTCGTGCTGAGCGGCTTCACGCAGATTCACCTCATCGACCTCGACACAATCGACGCGACGAACCTCAATCGACAGTTTCTCTTCCAGGTGGCAGATGTCGGGAACTCAAAGGCGGACACggcccgccgcgccgtgcTGGACTGGTTCGCAGCAGCCGGTGACCCGGCACCTGAGCACGTCAGTGCTCGCCGTGGCCATTGTACGCCGCCGTGCGTTGTTGCGTACCACGACAACGTCAAAGCGGATCACTACGACGACGCCTTTTACCGCCAGTTCGCTGTGGTACTGAGCGCGCTCGACAACGTGTCGGCACGACAGCATGTGAACCGCATGTGCATGCGCAACAGCATCCCCCTCATCGAGAGCGGCACGATGGGGTACAATGGGCAGGTGCAGCCCATCCTCAAGAACGTGTACGAGTGCTACGACTGCCGGCCAAAGCCGCCCGAGACGAAGACGTTTGCCGTGTGCACCATTCACGCGCGCCCGACGACGATGGTGCACTGCGTGCACTACGCGAAGGAGCTGTACGAAGTTCTCTTTGGCAGCGACTCGTCGGACATGGATGGCAAGGGCGCGAGCGCCATCTCGGATGCTGGTGCCGCGACCGaggccggcagcggctctgCCAAGTCTTTGGAAGGGGATAAGCAGCAGCATGGCGCAACAGCACCGAGTGATGGAGGCGAGCTGTCGTACCTGCGCGCCATGGTGTCCGACTGGCGTCGCCAACTTCCTGAGGCGTCGTCTACGTTAGGCCACAATGATGGCGGTGACTGTAGTGGCCGTGAAGGCAGCCGTACTtcgtccgctgctgccctcgctATCGActtgctgcggctgctcttcGTGACCAAAGTCGAGGAGCTCCTGTCTTTGAAGACGTCCTGGCCAACGAAGCCGCCGGAGCCTCTGAGTCGACGCGATGTCGATcgcgttgcggcggcgcacatgTCCACGAATGCCACCGGGGCATCACCGGCCCCGCTATCGGGGGATCATGTGCTGTCGGTGCAGGACTGCATGGAACTGTTCGTCCGATCTGTGGCGCAGTGCCTTGCCCGTCCAGGCGGGCTGGCCTTCCGGaaggaggacgacgcagcggcTTCTTTTGTCAGCGCCACCGCAAacatgcgcgcgcacgtgttcCACATCGCGGAGCAGTCGCTCGAGGACGTGCGGAGCATTGCCGGCTCCATTATTCCAGCTATCGCCACGACGAACGCGACCAT
Coding sequences within:
- a CDS encoding ubiquitin-activating enzyme-like protein: MSDGCIGSVVEVHIGHVVIPRASAAAATEAAGVVPSARPTHKKARTEAVATLSSASAPADVVIANAWSEEHIADALRRYGVAALAAAACEAAAGSASSPSTAAAAAAVLKAVNDAASSWVTGWPAVRFSPTPAAAMANSDGEATTSTMPGWSTVSFSFVPGALDSTASATAEGAHAGVSKATFPDAASAVDAVTLRVLAAISLPRCLCVPHRGIATAVTTGSCGGCVSAVLTESIQIRAATPTPPTAPSSVQHSPAFRSAASPCTDGTLPAELRARPIFVVGAGGIGCEVLKVLVLSGFTQIHLIDLDTIDATNLNRQFLFQVADVGNSKADTARRAVLDWFAAAGDPAPEHVSARRGHCTPPCVVAYHDNVKADHYDDAFYRQFAVVLSALDNVSARQHVNRMCMRNSIPLIESGTMGYNGQVQPILKNVYECYDCRPKPPETKTFAVCTIHARPTTMVHCVHYAKELYEVLFGSDSSDMDGKGASAISDAGAATEAGSGSAKSLEGDKQQHGATAPSDGGELSYLRAMVSDWRRQLPEASSTLGHNDGGDCSGREGSRTSSAAALAIDLLRLLFVTKVEELLSLKTSWPTKPPEPLSRRDVDRVAAAHMSTNATGASPAPLSGDHVLSVQDCMELFVRSVAQCLARPGGLAFRKEDDAAASFVSATANMRAHVFHIAEQSLEDVRSIAGSIIPAIATTNATIAGAVVHELISLLRHSISQPASTSAAQPAPPSQTEVTGVSAPASMQTSPRAHVVYSRKVPQVRRRRVPLSPGQRHTSPALFMEYAGDDASSANRSASASAAHCVPLQAALALVGTEHRTAYPPRMYGAAEGGGKAGRSVAVMDHYLVHSTVPNAPNRLHCRVCQDVHPEVCVTLDLRSATLGQLVHVVLESALKLEAPSVSYGPTVLYEDEDYEELADHVLADVLQLPPTEPGRVAHQRQRYTLTADALNKDVPWSVVLTHDDRGAAAPAPSPSTVLFQISGLEEAEAAEERALSRLAAQQAQQQPPGEEDEEGFLGTPPGTTGLASSAAATTAPVAVEFIVSDDDEVLD